The window TGATGGGCTTCGAGCTTGCGCTGTCCGTGGCGCTCCCGGAGTTCGACGGCAACGTCATCACGCACCCCATCTCCGGCAAGGAGCGCACCGACGACGAGGCCGGCATCGGCAGCGCGCCGAAGCAGCACTTCCCGATCGAGGACCGCGTCGATCACGCCGCGCGCCTGGCGGTCAACTGGGCTCGCCTACGCCACCTCGACAACGACGAGAAGGACGTGGCCGTCGTCCTCCACAACTACCCGCCGAGCGACGACGGGATCGGGACCGCGTTCGGCCTCGACTCGCCAGAGAGCACGGTGAATCTGCTGGAGGAGCTGGACGCCCGAGGGTACGACACGGGCGACACGATGCCCGACAGCGGCCAGTCCCTCGTCGAGCGCCTGACCGCCCAGCTGACCCTCGACGACCGCTGGGTCGCACCCGAGGACGTCCGCGAGCTGTCGGTCGATACGGTCTCCCCGGACCAGTACGGCGAGTGGTTCGAGTCCCTGGACCCCGCGTTCCAGGAGAACGTCATAGACGAGTGGGGCGACCCGCCGGAGCGACCGTTCGCCGTCCCCGGCATCGAGTTCGGCAACGTCCTCGTCACCGTCCAGCCCCCGCGCGGGTTCAGCATGGACCCCTCGAAGGTGTACCACGACTCGGACCTCCAGCCGCCCCACGACTACGTCGCCTTCTATCGGTGGCTCCGCAACGCCTACGAGGCCGACGCAGTCGTCCACCTCGGCACCCACGGCAGCCTCGAGTGGCTGCCCGGCAAGACCGTCGGGCTGGACGGCGAGAGCGCGCCCGACCAGCTGATCGACGACGTCCCGAACGTCTACCCCTACATCGTCAACAACCCCGGTGAGGGCACGCAGGCCAAGCGCCGTTCCTACGCCGCCATCGTGGACTACCTGACGCCGGTGATGGACAACGCAGGGACGTACGACGAGCTGTCGGAGCTGGAGGAGCTGGCCGACCGCTACCGCGAGGCCGGGATGGAGGACGCCCGGACCGACGACGGCGAACACCTCGAACAGCTGCTCCGCGAGAAAGTCGACGAACTGGACCTCGCCCTGGAGCTCGGAATTGCCGGCGAGATTGACGAGAAAGCCGACGTACGCGGGCCAGACGAGGCCGGCACGACCCTGGCAGAGGGCGCGGTCGGCGGCGACGACGTGGACGTCGACGAACTCGTCGAGCGCGTCCACGAGTACCTCACCGACGTCAAGACGACGCAGATCCGGAAGGGCCTGCACACGATGGGCGAACCGCCCAAAGAGGACCGCCTCGTCGAGTACCTCGTCGCACTGACGCGCCTGGAGAACCCCGGCGCGCCCAGTCTCCGGGAGAGCGTCGCGGGCGTGCTCGGCGTCGACTACGACGCGATGCGGAACGAGCCCGGCACCTACGACGCGGACCTCGGGATGACCTACGCCGAGGCAGCCGACGAGGTGTACGAGACGAGCATCGACCTCGTCCGGACGCTCGCAGAGCACGACTTCGACGTGCCCGAGAGCGAGCACGAGGCCGGCCCCGACGACGAGGTCAACATGAACCTCCTCGTCGTCGACCTCGACCCGCTCGGCGACGCGCGCGCCGAGTCGGGCGCCCACGACGACCTGCGGGAGGCGCTGGCGTACATCTGTGAGGAGGCCGCACCCCGGGTTGCCGGCGCCGAGGACGAGATTCCCCGGACCGCAGACGCGCTCGCCGGCGAGTACGTCCCGCCGGGCGGCAGCGGCGCCCCCACCCGCGGCGGCGTCGACCTGCTCCCGACGGCGCGGAACTTCTACACGCTCGATCCGCGGAAGGTGCCGGCGAAGTCCGCGTGGGAGGTCGGAAGCGAGGTGGCGGACGGCGTCGCGGAGCGCCACCACGACGAGGAAGGCGATTATCCGGAAGAGATCGGCGTCGTCGCGTGGGGCACTCCCACGGTCCGGACGCGCGGCGAGACCATCGCGCAGGTACTCGCACTGATGGGCGTCGAGCCGGTCTGGACCGACGCCGGCCGGATCGACGACGTCGAGCCGATCCCGCTGGACGAACTCGACCGCCCGCGCATCGACGTGACGACGCGCGTCTCCGGGCTGTTCCGCGACGCGTTCCCCGCCGCAGCGGGCGTAATCCACGACGCCGTCGACGCCGTGGTGGGCCTCGACGAACCGCACGAGATGAACTACGTGAAGAAGCACGTCGAGGAAGAGGCCGAGGAGCTGGCCGCCGAGAACGAGGAGATGGACGAGAGCGACGCCCGGACGGCGGCCAAGCACCGCGTCTTCACGACGCGGCCCGGCGGCTACGGCGCCGGCACGAACAAGGCCGTCGACGAGGGCAACTGGGACGACCGGTCGGACCTCGCCGACGTGTACGTCCAGTGGGGCGGCTACGCACTGGGCTCGCGCGGCCGGGTCTCCGAGGCCCACGATGCCTTCGAGCGCCGCCTCGGCAACGTCGACGCGACGGTCAAGATCGAGGACACCGCCGAGCAGGACGAGTTCGACTCCTCCGACTGGTACGCCTTCCACGGCGGGTTCATCTCCGCCGTCGCGGACCGCTCCGGCGAGGAGCCGGCCTCCTACGTCGGCGACTCCTCGGACCCGGACAACGTCGACGTCTACACCAACGAAGAGAAGGTCCGCAAGGCGATGCGCGCCCGCGTCCTCAACCCCGCGTGGCTCGACTCCATGGAGGAGCACGGCTACAAAGGGGCCGGCGACCTCTCGACCACCGTCGACGTCGTCCTCGGCTGGGACGCCACGACCGGCGTCGTCTCGGACCGCCTGTGGGAGGACGTCGCCGACCGCTACGCCTTCGACGAGGACCGCCAGGCGTGGCTCCGCGACGTCAATCCGTGGGCGCTTGACTCGATCACCGACACGCTGCTGGAAGCGATCGACCGCGGCCTCTGGGACGCCGACGACGAGATCAGGGACCGTCTTCGGGACCTCAATCTGGAGGTCGACGGCGACCTGGAAGCGCGTGCGAGCGGCGCCGGTCCCGAGGGGGTGACGAGCGATGACGACTGATCCGGGCGAAGAGGCGATCGACGGCACTTTCGAAGAGTACGCCGACCTCGGCGCGACCACCGAGAACGCCATGGAGATCGCCGAGACCTCCATGGACCGCGTACGCGAACTCGTCCCCGACGAGACGCTGGCCGACCGGATCCGCCAGAAGTCGGTCCACGCCACGGGCGACCCCGAGTTCCAGCACCTGATGCGGTTCACGGGCGCCGACGAAGACGAACCGGTCCGCGCCGGCGCTCGCGCCGTCCTCGACGAGCAGCCCATCGTGACGGACATCACGATGGTGAAGGAGGGCATCACCGGCCGCGGGCACGACTGCCCGGTCCGGAAGGCCATCGGCAACGGCGCCGAACTGGCGGCGGAGACGGGCATGACCCGCACCGCCGCGTCCGTGCTGGAACTCGACAGGGAGGGCGTCTACG of the Halomicrobium salinisoli genome contains:
- a CDS encoding precorrin-8X methylmutase, with the translated sequence MTTDPGEEAIDGTFEEYADLGATTENAMEIAETSMDRVRELVPDETLADRIRQKSVHATGDPEFQHLMRFTGADEDEPVRAGARAVLDEQPIVTDITMVKEGITGRGHDCPVRKAIGNGAELAAETGMTRTAASVLELDREGVYDGAIAVVGNAPTAALALADCIEDGTRPAVVVATPVGFVKAAESRERLREVASEHGVPVVTNVGRRGGSGLAAGLTNELVHVASDVRDGEVEL
- the cobN gene encoding cobaltochelatase subunit CobN, whose translation is MPQIGLYTATENELGAVQRAAGAVDADLVVRSESDLDDEPAVEEFVEELEDATAVVLWLHGAEDSMPGYERAVERLRDAGVPLVVKATGDAFAVDDTSVPAEHRETVYDYLEKGGASNVANCVRYLVAQYGDADPEYDDPVALPTEGVYHPDHPGASYEELRATFDPEKPTVAVWFYESHWTHENTRYVDAQVRALEEQGANAFPIFCEPATDAEGQWNAEQVTEEWLIEDGEPIVDAVCSSFMFSLSMDERGRSASDEGDSAEDVFLDKLGVPVMQTVTTMRSRSRYQSSDTGVMGFELALSVALPEFDGNVITHPISGKERTDDEAGIGSAPKQHFPIEDRVDHAARLAVNWARLRHLDNDEKDVAVVLHNYPPSDDGIGTAFGLDSPESTVNLLEELDARGYDTGDTMPDSGQSLVERLTAQLTLDDRWVAPEDVRELSVDTVSPDQYGEWFESLDPAFQENVIDEWGDPPERPFAVPGIEFGNVLVTVQPPRGFSMDPSKVYHDSDLQPPHDYVAFYRWLRNAYEADAVVHLGTHGSLEWLPGKTVGLDGESAPDQLIDDVPNVYPYIVNNPGEGTQAKRRSYAAIVDYLTPVMDNAGTYDELSELEELADRYREAGMEDARTDDGEHLEQLLREKVDELDLALELGIAGEIDEKADVRGPDEAGTTLAEGAVGGDDVDVDELVERVHEYLTDVKTTQIRKGLHTMGEPPKEDRLVEYLVALTRLENPGAPSLRESVAGVLGVDYDAMRNEPGTYDADLGMTYAEAADEVYETSIDLVRTLAEHDFDVPESEHEAGPDDEVNMNLLVVDLDPLGDARAESGAHDDLREALAYICEEAAPRVAGAEDEIPRTADALAGEYVPPGGSGAPTRGGVDLLPTARNFYTLDPRKVPAKSAWEVGSEVADGVAERHHDEEGDYPEEIGVVAWGTPTVRTRGETIAQVLALMGVEPVWTDAGRIDDVEPIPLDELDRPRIDVTTRVSGLFRDAFPAAAGVIHDAVDAVVGLDEPHEMNYVKKHVEEEAEELAAENEEMDESDARTAAKHRVFTTRPGGYGAGTNKAVDEGNWDDRSDLADVYVQWGGYALGSRGRVSEAHDAFERRLGNVDATVKIEDTAEQDEFDSSDWYAFHGGFISAVADRSGEEPASYVGDSSDPDNVDVYTNEEKVRKAMRARVLNPAWLDSMEEHGYKGAGDLSTTVDVVLGWDATTGVVSDRLWEDVADRYAFDEDRQAWLRDVNPWALDSITDTLLEAIDRGLWDADDEIRDRLRDLNLEVDGDLEARASGAGPEGVTSDDD